In the genome of Ktedonobacteraceae bacterium, the window GCAACAGAAACTTCCACAGATTGAGCCAATAGTACCCCGTTGCTTATTAGAATACAAATTGAGGCCATCCGAAGCCTTAGCTTCCTGGCTCGTTTGGAGAAAATGGTTATACGACATAGATAACAGATCTGCCCAAGAAACAGGTTATCTTTTTGAACCCATCTTGACAGCAGCCATTGGTGGCGTATCTTACCCGGCGAGTAAATCTCCTGTAAAGCGAGCAGATAAATCCTCGAATGGTAGGCAAGTAGATTGTCTAGAAGGCAATCACGCTTATGAGTTCAAAATGCGTGTTACTATTGCTGCGAGTAATCAAGGCAGATTCAAAGAAGAGCTTGATTTTGCGCGTGATTGTAACTATTCGGGATATATACCTGTTTTACTTGTCCTTGATCCAACTTCATCTACCCGTTTAGACGAATTAATAGCTGAGTATTCAAAGTATGATGGATATGCGCTAGTTGGCAACGAGGCCTGGAAACATATTGAAGATAAAGCAGGAAGTACAATGGAAAATTTGTTGAGAAGTATGTGCGGATACCTTTAAAAGAAGTAGATGCAAGCTATAAGAGCTTATTATCTCTCGCTCTTTCTAGAACAGAGACGGAAATTTCTATTCAAATTGGTGATCAAGGCTTCTCAATATCCCGAGTCAAACGGCAAACCGATTTTGAGGACGATGGGGAAAATGATCTAGACGAAGCAGATGAGCAAGAGAGTTGAAGAGATAAAGCAAGTTCTGTTGTCACTAGAGATAAAGCCGAGAGTATTCTATTACTTCCCATGGTATCTAATGCATGAAAAGAAAAGGACGGTAGGACAAATGGAACTGCTCAGCCTGAATATTCAGCTTGCGATGGCGGATATTTACCGCAAGCTGAATATTCAGGTTGGCCTTTACGGGCAGGAATAGGAAATGGGGTATTAGGCCCCTCGCTTATCGCGCAAATCATACAAAGGCAAGCCGGTACGCGCGGCAATAAATGAAAGCAGCGACTCCATCTGCCGGTTATATTCTTCTTCTGAGAGGACGGGCCGCGCGTAGAACACTACCCTGAAACTGCTGCGTCTCATCCACGTCCAGCGCACGATATCATTGGCGCTGGACAGCTCAAAGATGGTCGGATGAGGATAGCGTTTCGCGCCGAAGAGCCCGTCGATGGCAAAGAGTTTCGCCTCTTGCCACGGGACGCTGTGAACCTTGAGAAAACCGAACATCATCAGGCCATTTTCCGTCACGGTGAGATGCTGCCGCGCTTTGAAGTACATCACGCCGAACAACAGGCCACCATAGAGCAGCATAAGCACGACGAAAACCGCAATGACGATAATGACGAATATCGAGGGGAGCGTGTGATGATGCGGCAAAGGCGGGAAGAGGGTGGGAAAGAAGACGAAGAAGAGAACGGCAATGACGATCATGCCCACAAAAAACGAGCCTAATATGATGAGGAAGACCTTCCAGTTGGGGCGCTGCTTAAATGTCGTCCGCAATGAGGTATTGCTTTTTGCCGGTGATGCCTCACCGATCACGGTTGGCACGGGTAGCGCGTCGGCATCAGGACGAGGTTGCTGTGCCGCCAACAGGCTCGGATCGCCAGCTGCCGCTATCTGCCTGCGCCGTTCCAATCGCTCCCAGAACTTGTAGAGCCGTGTAAAGAAGAACAGCATGAAGACGGCATAGACAAAATAGAAAATCACATAAAACGGAAAGAACGAACCAGGAAACGGATTGCTTTTATCGAACAGCGAACTAATCACAATGGCAACAATGCCCAGGAGCATTATTCCCCCGCCGATGAGCATCAACCATCGAGATACGCGCAATCGCGTCAGGGTCGGTTCAACAATCACGATACGCGGCGCCTGTTGCTGTTTCGTATGAGCGGTCTTCAGCATAGCATTTCCCCCTATCTTGCGTTGCTTATAAAGACTATAATAGTCAACACATTTTACTTACTCAAGTTGCTTGCTACCTATTATCTAATACGGTTAAGGGCGAAAGAAGACATACAAAAAGAGCCTCTCACTGAGACAGACTCTTTTTTCAACTCTGAAGAGGTTGAGGTCTTACTTTGATCCAGATTATTGTCTTTCAGGCAGCCGCATACGAGCGAACATCAACCTGTACTCCTACACGAGCCGCTTCCTCAAGGATATGAAGCAAGTGCCTGGTCGTTGCAGCTTCCAGGTACGCTTCACCGCATGCCTGGCAGACCTCGGCAGGGACATTTTTTGGGAAATACAATTTAACCGCAAGAATCGGATAGCTTCCCTGGCGACAATATCTTATTATACCAGTGCAAGGATTGTCAGAGCCCAGAGATACATGGGATGATTTCCAAGAAGTCCCCACAGCTATCAGGGGCGCGCGATTCTTCGCGGTGCTCAGAATGACATGGCCCGGACATACCCGGGTATGTCCGGGCCATGTCATTTTGAGCACCGCGAAGAATCTTTGTCCATCTTCTGGGAATCACCGGGATACACCTACGGAGAATACCAACATGCAAGAAGAAACGTACTGGCAGGCAGTAATGACGCGCGACAGCAGCTCAAACGGAACCTTTGTCTATGGTGTGCGTTCTACCGGCGTCTACTGCAACCCATCATGCCCTTCGCGACGCCCTAAACGCGAGCAGGTGGTCTTCTTCCCGTTGCCTGAAGCGGCGGAACAGGCCGGATTCCGACCATGCCGGCGCTGCCACCCACAAGAAAAGGGAGCCAACGATCCGCAGGTCGAGCTGGTGCGTGAGGCCTGCCGCTATATCGAGCACCATCTTGAAAACCCGCCTGACCTGAGCGAGTTGAGCGAGCATGTACATGTAAGCCCGTTCCATTTGCAGCGCGTCTTCAAGCGCGTCATGGGCATTTCGCCTCGCCAGTATGCCGAAGCGTACCGGCTAGGGCAGTTCAAGGTACAACTGAAGGAGGGAGAATCGGTGACAAACGCACTGTATGATGCAGGATATGGTTCCAGCAGCCGTCTTTATGAGCGCGTGCCCTCGCAACTGGGCATGACGCCAACGGCTTATAGGCGCGGTGGACTCGGCATGCACATTTCCTATACTATCGTGGACAGCCCGCTGGGGCGCCTGCTGGTGGCCGCGACAGAAAAAGGCATCTGCCATATCAGCATGGGCGACTCCGATGCCACGCTCGAAGCCACGTTGTTCAAGGAATACCCTGCAGCCGAGATTACGCGCAACGATGATAGTTTGCATGAGTGGGTTACCGCGCTTTTGAGCCACCTGAATGGCGAGCAGCCGCACCTCGATCTGCCCCTGGATATTCAGGCCACGGCCTTTCAATGGCGCGTCTGGCAGGCATTACAGGCCATTCCCTACGGCGATACACGCTCTTACAGCGAAGTGGCCCGCACGATTGGCGCTCCCAAAGCCGCTCGCGCCGTGGCCCGTGCCTGCGCTACCAACCCTGTCCCACTGGTGATCCCCTGCCACCGCGTCGTGCGTGAGGACGGCAGTTCCGGCGGCTATCGCTACGGAGCAGAGCGCAAGCAGCAATTATTGGAGCAGGAAGCGAGAGGAGGCCGGTAAATCGGGGGTAAAGAAGAGGATGCCATACTGTGCAGGATGCGGAGGCCGATCAATCGGCGCTGTGTACGGTATGCCTGTCCCCCAGACAGGACTGCCCGGCCCCTACGGCCCGTAGGCCCCGATTTATCGCGGGCATCGCCGATTGATCGGCCTCCGGACGAGGCGTCCACAGCCTTATATAGGCCAAGTTCCCCTTTTTATTGCCTGATTGGATGTAGTGTTTACATCAATACTCTGCTACTATACAAAGGGAAGTGAGTATCGTTGTTTTTTCAATCCTGCGACTACTCCCACCAGCAGCCGCATAAGCAAGGGAGGGCATCATGGAAATGCTCATTTTGCTCGTTCTCGTGATTGTATTCGATGTAGTAGCTCTGCGGTGGGGCTTCGACAGCGCCGATGGCCTCAATAGTCCTGAATGGCTGCGCAGGCAGCTCTGGTATGGATTTCATTAATGTATGCCGTTGAAAACATTACAAAAACAAGCAATTCGGGCCAGGGATTCTGGTATCCGCACTAGACAGGAATGTAGATGAACGATAGCTATTCCGGGAAAGCAGTGCAAGATGAAGTGGTAAGCGTAGATGCGAATAATGAGAAAGTTGCCTCTAAAACTTCTGCCAGCAGTCGCTTAGGGATACTGTTTGCTCTATCCGCGCTGTATGTCCTCTGGGGCGGCACGTACCTGGCAATGCGTATCGCGCTGCGAAGCTTCCCGCCATTTCTGCTGTCTGGAATACGCTTCCTGATCGCGGGCTCGATCCTGTACGTATTCCTGCGCGCTCGCGGCGGAGAAACGCCCACACGCAAGCAATGGGTTGGAGCGGCCCTGGTTGGCCTACTGTTGCTGGTCGGCGGCAATGGCGGTGTGGTTTTTGCCGAGCAATGGGTGGCATCGGGTTTAGCATCGCTGGGCATCGCGGCGGTTCCGCTGTGGGCGGCGCTCTTCTCCGGGCTATTCGGACGCTGGCCCAATCGCAAAGAATGGTTGGGTCTCGGCATAGGCTTCATCGGCGTGGTGCTGCTGAACCTGGAAAACGGCTTCTCGGCCAATCCATTAGGCGCGATTGCGCTCCTGATAGCCCCTATAAGCTGGGCCTTTGGCTCTATCTGGAGCTCGCGCCTGCCACTTCCTAAAGGGTTAATGGCCAGCGCAGCCCAGATGCTGGCCGGCGGGTTGGCGCTGGTTATCCTGGGCCTATCATTGGGAGAGCGGGTGACGAGCGCCCCTGCTGCCGGGCCGGTATGGGCGATGCTCTTCCTGATCTTCGGTGGCTCCTTGATCGCCTACAGCGCCTACGGATACCTGCTGACCCATGTACGACCGGCCCTGGCAACCAGCTACGCCTACGTCAATCCTGCCGTGGCAGTCGGTCTGGGCGCACTTTTTGCCGGAGAAAAGCTCACGCCCGTGGGGTTTGTAGCAATGCTTGCGA includes:
- the ada gene encoding bifunctional DNA-binding transcriptional regulator/O6-methylguanine-DNA methyltransferase Ada, translated to MQEETYWQAVMTRDSSSNGTFVYGVRSTGVYCNPSCPSRRPKREQVVFFPLPEAAEQAGFRPCRRCHPQEKGANDPQVELVREACRYIEHHLENPPDLSELSEHVHVSPFHLQRVFKRVMGISPRQYAEAYRLGQFKVQLKEGESVTNALYDAGYGSSSRLYERVPSQLGMTPTAYRRGGLGMHISYTIVDSPLGRLLVAATEKGICHISMGDSDATLEATLFKEYPAAEITRNDDSLHEWVTALLSHLNGEQPHLDLPLDIQATAFQWRVWQALQAIPYGDTRSYSEVARTIGAPKAARAVARACATNPVPLVIPCHRVVREDGSSGGYRYGAERKQQLLEQEARGGR
- the yedA gene encoding drug/metabolite exporter YedA; the encoded protein is MNDSYSGKAVQDEVVSVDANNEKVASKTSASSRLGILFALSALYVLWGGTYLAMRIALRSFPPFLLSGIRFLIAGSILYVFLRARGGETPTRKQWVGAALVGLLLLVGGNGGVVFAEQWVASGLASLGIAAVPLWAALFSGLFGRWPNRKEWLGLGIGFIGVVLLNLENGFSANPLGAIALLIAPISWAFGSIWSSRLPLPKGLMASAAQMLAGGLALVILGLSLGERVTSAPAAGPVWAMLFLIFGGSLIAYSAYGYLLTHVRPALATSYAYVNPAVAVGLGALFAGEKLTPVGFVAMLAILTGVCLLSLVRQH